TTGCCACTTCCAGAGAGTGCTCTGTTTTCAGTCAACCTCTGTCTTAACCTTGGTAATCTCTACGAAGGTGAGAAAGAACGGGGAATTTCAGCTCTGATGCAGGAGGTAATCCTCAAAGGAACCAAAAAGCGTGGTGCTGCTGAACTCAACCAAGCTGTGGAACGGCTGGGAGCTTATATCCACAGTTCTTCAAATTATTTTACCGGACGATTGGCGATTGATGGTCCCGCTGAAAACCATCAGGAAATCTTGAAGATCTTTTTTGAAGTGATTAAAACTCCTGCCTTTCGAAAAGAGGAGATTGAAAAGGAAAAAAAATTTCTCATTTCCCTTTTACATTCTCTCGATGACGACCCCCTGAAAGCGGCCATATTTCGCTTCCGAAAGGCTTTTTTTGGGAGGCATCCTTATGCCTTTCCCACCCTGGGGGAAGAATCGACATTACAGAGCCTCGATGAAGAAAGAATCTGGTACTGGTATGGACGGATGTTCGTTCCCAATAACATGGTGATTGCAGTGGTGGGTAACTTTGAAGTTGAAACGGTGAAAAAACTGTTTGAGGATGAACTGGGGAACGTGATTCCCAGAGAAAAAGTGAACCCCTTTAAAGAGAGTTTTTTCCCAGCTTCCTTAAAGATTGTGGATCGTCGGGAAGTTCGGGATGCCTGGGTTGTTCTCGGTTTCAGGGCTCCGGGGCTACTTGAAGTGGAAGAGCGCATAGCCTTTGAAATTCTCAATAACGCCTTAGGAGGAGGAATGTACTCC
The Atribacterota bacterium DNA segment above includes these coding regions:
- a CDS encoding pitrilysin family protein, with protein sequence MPEVIKRVEKVTLKNGLVLLFLPLPESALFSVNLCLNLGNLYEGEKERGISALMQEVILKGTKKRGAAELNQAVERLGAYIHSSSNYFTGRLAIDGPAENHQEILKIFFEVIKTPAFRKEEIEKEKKFLISLLHSLDDDPLKAAIFRFRKAFFGRHPYAFPTLGEESTLQSLDEERIWYWYGRMFVPNNMVIAVVGNFEVETVKKLFEDELGNVIPREKVNPFKESFFPASLKIVDRREVRDAWVVLGFRAPGLLEVEERIAFEILNNALGGGMYSRLFLKIREERGLSYQVGSFYLPLLGPSFLCAFCSFPFVYFDAVISLLREEFRSLINIEEEEFGEAKNYTWGTFLHHFETVSSLSSLLSFCETVGLGYDFPLRYDEVLRNFTLEKARTVYRRFMDQKESMGAIVPVSH